A stretch of the Balneola vulgaris DSM 17893 genome encodes the following:
- a CDS encoding carbon-nitrogen hydrolase yields MENKQRLVKLGLIQTYCEDQPSNNIERVLALVKEASSQGAQVICLQELFNTPYFCREYDEAHFNLAQSLDSQFLDQFASLAKELNVVLVIPFFEKRAQGVYHNSAVVIDVDGERKAVYRKLHIPDDPGFYEKYYFTPGDEESGFQVVDTAYGKIGVLICWDQWFPEAARITALKGAEIIFYPTAIGMLKGESRKQKKEFSDAWQIIQRSHAIANGCYVAAVNRVGKEKQLKFWGKSFVAGPFGQIIEEAGEKEEILIAECDLSRIEAQRREWPFLRDRRIDLYDGITKRILD; encoded by the coding sequence ATGGAAAATAAACAACGACTCGTAAAGCTGGGTTTAATTCAAACCTACTGTGAAGATCAACCTTCAAATAATATTGAACGAGTACTCGCTCTGGTTAAAGAGGCGAGTTCACAGGGTGCACAGGTTATCTGTTTACAAGAACTATTTAATACTCCCTACTTCTGTAGAGAATATGATGAGGCTCATTTCAATTTAGCGCAGTCATTAGATAGTCAGTTTCTAGATCAGTTTGCTTCCTTAGCAAAAGAATTAAACGTTGTATTGGTGATCCCTTTTTTCGAAAAAAGAGCACAAGGTGTATATCACAATAGCGCAGTGGTGATTGATGTAGACGGTGAAAGAAAGGCCGTTTATAGAAAGTTGCACATACCCGATGATCCTGGGTTCTATGAGAAATACTATTTCACACCCGGTGACGAAGAGTCTGGTTTTCAAGTGGTAGATACGGCTTATGGTAAAATTGGGGTGCTTATCTGCTGGGATCAATGGTTCCCTGAAGCAGCTCGTATTACAGCTTTAAAAGGTGCTGAGATCATATTCTATCCAACCGCAATTGGAATGCTAAAGGGAGAATCAAGAAAGCAAAAGAAGGAATTTTCTGACGCATGGCAAATTATACAACGAAGTCATGCTATAGCGAATGGTTGTTATGTAGCGGCTGTAAATCGCGTTGGTAAGGAAAAGCAATTAAAATTCTGGGGTAAATCATTTGTGGCAGGACCTTTTGGTCAAATCATTGAAGAAGCCGGTGAAAAAGAAGAGATTCTAATAGCTGAATGCGATCTGAGTCGAATTGAGGCTCAAAGACGTGAATGGCCATTTTTGCGTGATAGAAGAATTGATCTCTATGATGGCATTACAAAACGAATTTTAGACTGA